A portion of the Melanotaenia boesemani isolate fMelBoe1 chromosome 2, fMelBoe1.pri, whole genome shotgun sequence genome contains these proteins:
- the tmem86b gene encoding lysoplasmalogenase, with amino-acid sequence MDILETDAYDRRQRRNMSCSLFFSLLPFFLSSAVYFYLWAPDAPSSVMSAGVKSAPALLLAAVVLSWNGGQSVLGVAGGLIFSAVGDWCLVWPELFLHGMGAFAVAHLLYSLSFLSSRYATYSSSAAWTRFLYLILLLVGGGFYIYLYPFLRQAPNSDLLTPGVGVYVALITLMSGLAIRTRRAATLFGSLIFMVSDLSLALQVFKVVEPIQHGHIIVMVTYYLAQLLIAVGDVKAVENKDDFSKWKRS; translated from the exons ATGGACATCCTTGAGACAGATGCTTATGACAGGAGGCAGAGAAGAAATATG TCCTgctccctctttttctctctcttgccttTCTTTTTGTCCTCAGCTGTATATTTCTACCTGTGGGCTCCTGATGCCCCTTCATCCGTCATGTCTGCAGGTGTCAAGTCAGCACCAGCTCTCCTACTGGCTGCAGTGGTGCTGAGCTGGAATGGAGGTCAGAGTGTCCTGGGTGTGGCCGGGGGATTGATCTTCTCTGCTGTTGGTGACTGGTGCTTGGTATGGCCTGAGCTTTTTCTACATG GAATGGGTGCATTTGCCGTAGCACATCTGCTTTACTCACTCTCCTTCCTATCCAGCCGTTACGCAACTTACTCCTCCTCCGCCGCCTGGACACGTTTTCTCTATCTGATCCTGTTATTAGTGGGAGGAGGTTTCTACATCTACTTATATCCATTCCTGCGGCAGGCGCCAAACTCCGATCTACTAACTCCAGGTGTGGGGGTCTACGTCGCCCTGATCACTCTAATGAGTGGATTGGCTATTAGAACCCGTCGTGCAGCAACACTGTTTGGAAGCTTGATCTTCATGGTGTCCGATTTGTCACTGGCTCTTCAAGTTTTCAAGGTGGTGGAACCCATACAGCATGGTCACATTATTGTCATGGTGACATATTATTTGGCTCAGCTACTGATTGCGGTGGGTGACGTAAAGGCAGTGGAGAACAAAGATGACTTCTCAAAATGGAAGAGGTCCTAA